In one Bacteroidota bacterium genomic region, the following are encoded:
- a CDS encoding T9SS type A sorting domain-containing protein: MRKFIYIVLFFISTLPSFAQLSGTYSIGSGASNFSSIQQAVDSLIVQGINGPVVFNLVNSVYSEQIRIPEINGASSSNTITIQSDLNSNATWTYDSATANKNYVLKLDSADHFIIQGILFTNPSLNFGRLIEIDGDANHNAFIKNGFTGQNVNSTSDNYALVYSSGGRDTLNIFDSNSFSKGSVGLYWSGSGNPESYNQVINNSFWGQYARAIYCSNQAELLIENNYIGSNSSASTFTGIEVENSTDYVKVIRNQISFSSEGFCLLLDAIQAQAGTEALIANNFLHAGGNTAAIGVFVETSNYINIYNNNINITSTTIGSAGRAINIQDVNGRTSHIKMRNNIIVNRGLGFGIITFTTDTVSSDYNCFYTPNCPFGYWNGYSTNTMAIWWLYTNQDSNSIIANPGFFSPSNLHVSQRNLDSNGLSLAEVIYDIDGDVRDSLYPDIGADEFNVFLNDIGLTQIVDPIAPCPNASSMISVRVKNFGLDTINSIEFDWFVNGLKKNSNPIVKTVVLAPGQATNIMLASYIFPSNKPTDIIIIANRVNLKTDTNSFNNMVVRTFQTALTGNYTIGPTGDYTSISNAVSDLHELGVCGPIDFYIEAGIYIGQISINDIKGISSNSRVRFIGEKSTTDSVIIQFTAAQWYANYTLKIGSPWVGFENVSIINDGATYGRVIDLVGATHGVTFSKNNIIGLSSVSASSEFALIYAADNFSTDSLMLFDSNHFIDGSYGIWISGLSLNDFGSSNYITNNQFKNQFVIAIQGLYQKGLHIIGNHIETSTSYSNYAAIQIQNSFNNFVISKNKINVKQGRYGINIVYTNGNINERGLISNNFIHIGGSFSNVKGIGLDNSSFTNIYNNSIHITTDHYSASGLFINSNVTNSWVYNNNLVNTGPGYALSYFGVTYLKSDYNNIYTTSNNFAWFNGNRLDLSAWQLSTKYDSNSVSANPYFTSKTDLHSKAIELDSAGTRLQKVLYDIDGDLRNPYFLDIGADEFVLLSSDAGVVDCPTFSETACDGMKSLQVELINYGVIRLDSIDIVWSINNQVADTATYYGALGYLKSDTLTLGNYSFNADSNYTITFFTLFPNGQTDEKHENDSFTIRDLNIVSFPQNIQTHDTLSCFNDSALLEATASNAYSYFWFDSIASGALQHIGQTFKTPKLKNTTTYFVEARSKAIPDSLKTTYNSGLGNLTNGCMFDVSAISTDLTIDSFDIHTLYKNDYPVWVYYKKGSYVGFQNDSASWILLDSTTVNAQGFEKATRVPIGGFTIPKGEMYAIYITTIPVSFLNFSSGNSTYLDDELAIWPGIALDYLFDATFAVSAVFNGQIYYSSGAFCQTERKAATVFVKEKPNVILPVDTFVCYQQTLELNGNHGPSYSYEWRKLPSSAVISSSEIFSIISNGIYSLTVDDGCGHIDIDTIQVISALNPEADFILNDTSQCIYNNRIVCTNKSFVLLDSLIYHWDFGDGDTSSAENPKHKYTKDSVYRVTLKAISDKGCMDSLSRNVYINPKPEVDFSIAINSNCLNDNSFDFYNSSKIKSGSLTYKWLFSDNYTNTVDSIFNYGFKSNGSFSIQLIGKSNYACYDTFSKSVNVKENPVIDLGKDTTLCAEQHLVLAPGFGFDSYLWSNDSTDAAILVDTNKVGIGLQTFWVQVSENGCESYDTILVTFVICGSIEEENHTVLVYPNPVSDLLHIKFDGFTSSNELVILVLNIEGKQLLIDHVGSSNTSQTNSINVSQLPEGMYILQIKGEHYYSHVKFIKK; encoded by the coding sequence TTGAGGAAATTCATTTACATCGTTCTATTTTTTATTAGTACTCTTCCCTCCTTTGCACAGCTGAGTGGAACCTATAGCATAGGTTCAGGAGCATCAAATTTCAGTAGTATCCAGCAAGCTGTCGATTCGCTGATCGTACAGGGAATCAATGGTCCGGTGGTTTTTAATTTGGTAAATAGCGTTTATTCAGAACAAATTCGAATCCCTGAAATTAATGGGGCATCATCAAGTAATACAATAACCATCCAATCTGATCTAAATAGTAATGCAACATGGACCTATGACTCTGCCACAGCCAATAAAAATTACGTCCTCAAACTTGATTCAGCAGATCATTTTATCATTCAGGGCATATTATTCACCAATCCAAGTTTAAACTTTGGGCGTTTAATAGAAATTGATGGAGATGCCAATCATAATGCTTTTATTAAAAATGGATTTACAGGTCAAAATGTTAATTCTACTTCTGATAATTACGCCTTGGTTTATTCATCAGGAGGTCGCGATACCTTGAACATATTTGATTCAAATTCCTTTTCTAAAGGTTCTGTTGGTTTGTATTGGTCGGGCAGCGGTAATCCGGAAAGTTATAATCAGGTTATTAATAATTCATTTTGGGGCCAATATGCTCGTGCGATCTATTGTTCAAACCAGGCAGAATTACTGATTGAAAATAATTATATCGGTAGCAATTCATCAGCCAGCACTTTTACTGGAATTGAGGTTGAAAATTCAACTGATTATGTTAAAGTAATTAGAAATCAGATATCTTTTTCATCAGAGGGTTTTTGTTTGTTGCTGGATGCTATTCAGGCACAAGCAGGAACCGAAGCACTGATTGCTAATAACTTTCTGCATGCTGGTGGAAATACTGCTGCCATAGGTGTGTTTGTTGAAACGTCCAACTACATAAATATTTATAACAACAATATAAATATTACATCAACAACTATTGGAAGTGCAGGACGAGCTATCAACATACAAGATGTTAATGGGAGAACTTCGCATATTAAAATGCGCAACAATATCATTGTTAACAGGGGGCTTGGCTTTGGAATTATAACCTTTACAACAGATACCGTCAGCAGCGACTATAACTGTTTTTATACCCCAAATTGCCCCTTTGGTTATTGGAATGGATATTCTACCAACACCATGGCTATATGGTGGTTATACACCAACCAGGATTCAAACTCAATCATTGCCAATCCGGGATTCTTTTCCCCATCCAATCTGCATGTTAGTCAGCGCAACCTTGATTCCAATGGACTCAGCTTAGCTGAAGTGATATACGACATTGATGGTGATGTAAGGGATTCGTTATATCCTGACATTGGTGCTGATGAATTTAATGTTTTCTTGAATGATATTGGATTAACCCAAATAGTTGATCCCATTGCACCTTGTCCAAATGCTTCTTCTATGATTTCTGTTCGTGTAAAGAACTTTGGACTGGATACTATTAATTCAATAGAGTTTGATTGGTTTGTCAACGGATTGAAAAAAAATAGCAATCCCATTGTCAAAACAGTGGTTTTGGCTCCGGGTCAGGCGACAAACATAATGTTGGCCTCCTATATTTTTCCATCGAATAAACCCACAGATATCATAATTATTGCCAATAGAGTAAATCTAAAAACGGATACAAATTCATTCAACAACATGGTTGTCAGGACATTTCAAACCGCCCTGACTGGCAATTATACCATAGGTCCAACTGGAGATTACACAAGCATTTCAAATGCTGTTAGTGATTTACATGAATTAGGTGTTTGTGGACCTATTGATTTTTATATTGAAGCAGGTATTTATATTGGCCAAATTAGCATTAACGATATTAAAGGTATTTCATCAAATAGCAGAGTTCGTTTTATAGGTGAAAAATCGACAACTGATAGCGTAATCATTCAATTTACGGCTGCTCAGTGGTATGCAAATTACACCCTCAAAATTGGTAGCCCCTGGGTTGGTTTCGAAAATGTGAGCATTATCAACGATGGAGCAACTTATGGACGGGTAATTGACCTCGTGGGTGCAACACATGGGGTTACATTCAGCAAAAACAACATCATCGGACTTAGTTCAGTTTCTGCTTCCTCTGAATTTGCTCTTATTTATGCTGCAGATAATTTCAGTACTGATTCATTAATGCTATTTGATTCCAATCATTTTATTGATGGATCTTATGGTATTTGGATTTCTGGTTTATCCTTAAATGATTTCGGATCATCTAATTATATCACCAATAACCAATTTAAAAACCAATTTGTTATTGCCATTCAAGGTCTTTATCAAAAAGGACTTCACATAATTGGAAACCATATTGAAACATCTACAAGCTATTCGAATTATGCGGCTATTCAAATTCAAAACTCTTTTAACAATTTTGTTATTTCCAAAAATAAAATAAATGTAAAGCAAGGCCGATATGGTATCAACATCGTTTATACAAATGGCAATATAAATGAAAGAGGACTCATTTCAAATAATTTCATCCACATCGGAGGAAGCTTTAGTAATGTCAAAGGTATTGGGCTCGACAATAGTAGCTTTACGAATATTTATAATAACAGTATTCACATAACCACAGATCATTATTCCGCATCTGGATTGTTTATCAATAGCAATGTAACTAATTCCTGGGTTTATAATAATAATCTGGTTAATACTGGTCCTGGATATGCTCTCTCCTACTTCGGTGTAACATATCTAAAAAGTGATTACAATAATATCTATACAACATCGAATAATTTTGCTTGGTTTAATGGCAACCGATTAGATCTTTCGGCCTGGCAACTTTCAACAAAATATGATTCCAATTCTGTTTCGGCTAATCCCTATTTCACATCAAAAACCGATTTACATTCAAAAGCTATTGAATTGGATTCTGCTGGTACACGTTTACAAAAAGTATTGTACGATATTGATGGTGATTTAAGAAATCCCTATTTCCTTGATATTGGTGCTGATGAGTTTGTATTGTTAAGTAGTGATGCAGGTGTTGTAGATTGTCCTACATTTTCAGAAACGGCCTGCGATGGCATGAAGAGTCTTCAGGTTGAGTTGATAAACTATGGTGTAATTCGCCTCGACAGTATTGATATTGTTTGGTCCATCAACAATCAAGTTGCCGACACAGCTACTTATTACGGTGCCTTAGGCTATTTAAAATCAGATACCCTAACATTGGGCAATTATTCCTTTAATGCCGACTCCAACTATACCATAACCTTTTTTACTCTCTTCCCAAATGGACAAACAGATGAAAAGCACGAAAATGATAGTTTTACTATTCGTGATTTAAATATTGTTTCTTTTCCTCAAAATATTCAAACTCACGATACGCTCTCATGTTTCAATGATTCGGCACTCTTAGAAGCAACTGCAAGCAATGCTTACAGTTATTTTTGGTTTGATTCAATAGCATCAGGAGCATTACAGCATATTGGTCAAACTTTTAAAACACCAAAGCTTAAAAATACAACCACCTATTTTGTAGAAGCACGAAGCAAAGCCATACCCGATAGTCTGAAAACTACCTATAATTCAGGATTAGGTAATCTGACCAATGGTTGCATGTTTGATGTATCAGCAATTTCAACAGATCTTACCATAGATAGTTTCGATATTCATACCCTGTATAAAAACGACTACCCAGTTTGGGTGTATTATAAAAAGGGATCATACGTTGGCTTTCAAAACGATTCAGCCAGCTGGATATTATTGGACTCAACTACTGTTAATGCACAAGGATTTGAAAAAGCAACCCGAGTACCAATAGGTGGTTTTACCATTCCAAAAGGAGAAATGTATGCTATTTATATTACCACTATTCCTGTTAGTTTCTTAAACTTCAGTAGTGGCAATAGTACTTATTTAGATGATGAGCTCGCTATTTGGCCAGGCATAGCTTTAGATTACCTTTTTGATGCCACATTTGCCGTGAGCGCGGTCTTCAATGGTCAAATATATTATTCAAGTGGTGCTTTTTGTCAAACTGAACGAAAAGCAGCTACAGTATTTGTAAAAGAAAAACCAAACGTTATTCTTCCTGTCGATACCTTCGTTTGTTATCAGCAAACATTGGAACTAAATGGAAATCATGGACCAAGCTATAGCTACGAATGGAGAAAATTACCTTCTTCTGCCGTAATTAGTAGTTCCGAAATATTTAGTATTATTTCAAATGGCATCTACAGCCTGACAGTTGATGATGGATGTGGACATATTGATATTGATACAATACAAGTGATTAGTGCACTTAACCCTGAAGCTGATTTTATTTTAAATGATACTTCACAGTGTATTTATAACAACCGAATAGTTTGTACGAATAAGTCTTTTGTTTTATTGGATAGCTTGATTTATCACTGGGATTTTGGTGATGGAGACACCTCCAGTGCGGAGAATCCAAAACATAAGTATACGAAGGATTCTGTTTATAGAGTTACACTCAAAGCTATATCTGATAAAGGTTGTATGGATTCACTGAGCAGGAATGTGTACATTAATCCAAAACCTGAAGTCGATTTTTCTATCGCTATTAATTCGAATTGTTTAAACGACAATAGTTTTGATTTCTACAATAGCTCAAAAATCAAATCAGGTAGTTTAACATACAAGTGGTTGTTCAGTGATAACTATACAAATACTGTGGATTCGATCTTTAACTATGGTTTTAAATCCAATGGATCGTTTAGCATTCAACTGATTGGAAAATCGAATTATGCTTGTTACGATACCTTCTCAAAAAGTGTCAATGTAAAAGAAAATCCTGTAATTGATTTGGGTAAGGACACAACTTTGTGTGCAGAACAGCATCTTGTTTTGGCACCCGGATTTGGATTTGATTCCTATTTATGGTCCAATGATTCTACGGATGCAGCTATTTTGGTGGATACCAATAAAGTGGGTATAGGTTTGCAAACATTTTGGGTACAGGTGTCTGAAAATGGTTGTGAGAGTTATGATACTATTCTGGTCACTTTTGTGATTTGTGGATCAATTGAAGAAGAGAATCATACTGTTTTGGTTTATCCAAACCCGGTTTCCGATCTACTTCATATTAAATTTGATGGTTTTACATCAAGTAACGAGCTGGTCATATTAGTTCTTAATATAGAAGGTAAGCAACTACTTATTGATCATGTGGGATCTTCTAATACATCTCAAACGAATTCTATTAATGTTTCTCAATTGCCTGAAGGAATGTACATATTGCAGATTAAAGGCGAGCATTACTATAGCCATGTTAAATTCATCAAGAAGTAA
- a CDS encoding nitroreductase family protein, translated as MNLKALITKNRSYRRFFEDIQIERSQLEEWVDLARLSPSAKNLQHFKYHLSYTTEACDQIFPNTAWAGYLKDWPGPEKGERPSAYITVLLDKTISSNPWHDEYISAQSILLGAVEAGFGGCILAAINKRELSKEFQLAEHFEIMYCIALGKPKEEVIVEDVEDDSIIYYRDANQVHHVPKRKLSELIIN; from the coding sequence ATGAATTTAAAAGCCCTAATTACTAAAAACCGCAGTTACCGCAGGTTCTTTGAAGATATCCAAATTGAACGTTCACAACTCGAGGAATGGGTTGATTTAGCCCGCCTATCCCCTTCTGCTAAAAACTTACAACACTTTAAGTATCATTTAAGTTATACTACTGAAGCTTGTGACCAGATATTTCCCAATACGGCTTGGGCTGGTTATCTAAAAGATTGGCCGGGACCAGAAAAAGGAGAAAGACCATCTGCCTATATTACAGTATTGCTGGATAAAACCATTAGTTCCAATCCATGGCACGATGAATATATTTCCGCACAAAGCATATTATTAGGAGCTGTAGAAGCTGGATTTGGAGGCTGTATATTAGCTGCCATCAATAAAAGAGAATTATCAAAAGAATTTCAACTGGCTGAGCATTTTGAAATAATGTATTGTATTGCGCTGGGAAAACCCAAAGAAGAAGTTATCGTAGAAGATGTTGAAGATGATAGTATTATTTACTATCGTGACGCAAATCAGGTTCATCATGTGCCAAAGCGGAAATTGAGTGAGTTAATTATTAACTAG
- a CDS encoding T9SS type A sorting domain-containing protein: protein MKKAISIYIFVLLSFLAFSQKTFHDFKVISINGDTVDLSIFKGQKIMVVNTASLCGYTYQYEELQQLFQDYKKHNFTIIGFPSNDFGNQEPGSDGDILKFCEDNYGVTFPMMAKIHVSGAQIHPLYQWLTKQTENGVKDAPVEWNFQKFLIDEDGSWHDVRLSATSPLAPIITTWIAQGTSLTEEECRVSNLTVYPAPATDHFNVVVTVEELSNVVVKIMNMNGQLVEELYNSPVENDLRISYNTDRMLAGLYVVIAEINQEKKSMQIRIDK, encoded by the coding sequence ATGAAAAAAGCCATTTCAATTTATATATTTGTTCTACTCTCATTTTTAGCATTTTCACAAAAGACCTTTCATGATTTTAAGGTAATATCCATTAATGGAGATACTGTTGATTTGTCCATTTTTAAAGGGCAAAAGATCATGGTTGTAAATACAGCTTCTTTGTGCGGATATACGTATCAATATGAAGAGCTGCAACAATTGTTTCAAGATTATAAGAAGCATAATTTTACCATCATCGGATTTCCTTCCAACGATTTTGGAAATCAGGAGCCAGGTTCAGATGGCGATATTCTCAAATTTTGTGAAGATAATTATGGGGTCACTTTTCCAATGATGGCCAAAATTCATGTCAGTGGGGCTCAAATTCATCCCCTTTATCAATGGCTTACCAAACAAACTGAGAATGGTGTAAAAGATGCGCCTGTTGAGTGGAATTTTCAAAAATTTCTAATTGATGAAGATGGAAGCTGGCACGATGTACGTTTATCAGCAACTTCTCCTTTGGCACCCATTATTACTACTTGGATTGCTCAAGGAACATCACTCACCGAAGAAGAATGCAGGGTGTCAAATTTGACAGTTTATCCTGCACCTGCTACCGATCATTTCAATGTGGTTGTTACGGTTGAGGAATTGTCCAATGTGGTGGTAAAAATAATGAACATGAATGGACAATTAGTTGAAGAACTTTATAACAGCCCTGTAGAAAACGATTTAAGGATTAGTTATAATACAGATCGAATGCTTGCCGGATTATACGTGGTGATTGCTGAAATTAATCAGGAAAAGAAAAGCATGCAAATCAGGATTGATAAGTAG
- a CDS encoding tryptophanase, translating to MKLPFAEPYKIKMVETIKRTTREERVEFIKEAKYNLFNLKSENVFIDLLTDSGTGAMSDKQWSEMMLGDESYAGSTSYYKLKNAITDITGFEYFLPVHQGRAAENVLFSALIKEGDLIPGNTHFDTTKGHIEFRKAKAIDCTIDEAFDTQVLHPFKGNIDLKKLEDVFLNNPIEKIPFIVVTITCNSSGGQPVSMQNIREVAALCSKHGVKMVADSARFAENAYFIKKREEGYANKDIREIVKETFSYMDAMTMSSKKDAIVNMGGFIGMKDLELFRQASVFNIIYEGFISYGGMSGRDMNALAQGLYEGTECDYLEARIDQVAYLGQKLKDFGIPVQEPFGGHAIFVDAKRFFPHIKQEEFIAQLLGIELYIESGVRGVEIGTLLADRDPVSRENRYPKLELLRLAIPRRVYTFNHMNYIAVALKNVWDRRNDIKSGFRINYEAPIMRHFTVELEKI from the coding sequence ATGAAATTACCATTTGCAGAACCCTATAAAATTAAAATGGTTGAAACCATTAAAAGGACAACCAGAGAAGAAAGAGTAGAATTTATAAAAGAAGCCAAATACAATTTGTTCAATCTGAAAAGCGAAAATGTATTTATTGACCTGTTGACTGATTCGGGAACCGGTGCCATGTCTGATAAACAATGGTCAGAAATGATGCTGGGAGATGAAAGCTATGCAGGTTCCACTTCTTATTACAAACTAAAAAATGCCATTACAGATATAACCGGATTTGAGTATTTTCTACCAGTGCACCAAGGTAGGGCAGCCGAGAATGTATTGTTTTCAGCATTAATCAAAGAGGGAGACCTTATTCCCGGAAACACACATTTCGATACAACTAAAGGACATATCGAGTTTCGTAAGGCCAAAGCAATTGATTGCACCATCGATGAAGCATTCGATACCCAGGTTCTCCATCCCTTCAAGGGAAATATTGACCTGAAAAAATTGGAAGATGTTTTTTTAAATAACCCGATTGAGAAAATACCCTTTATAGTTGTAACCATTACCTGTAATTCATCAGGAGGACAACCTGTTTCCATGCAAAATATCCGCGAAGTAGCGGCCTTGTGTTCGAAGCATGGTGTGAAAATGGTTGCTGATAGTGCGCGCTTTGCCGAAAATGCATATTTCATTAAAAAAAGAGAAGAAGGATATGCAAACAAGGATATTCGGGAGATAGTGAAGGAAACATTTTCCTACATGGATGCTATGACCATGAGCTCAAAAAAGGATGCTATTGTGAACATGGGTGGTTTCATTGGCATGAAAGACCTGGAGTTATTCCGACAAGCTAGTGTATTCAATATTATTTATGAAGGATTTATATCCTATGGTGGTATGTCAGGTCGCGATATGAATGCCTTGGCTCAAGGTTTATACGAAGGAACAGAATGTGATTATTTAGAAGCCCGGATTGATCAGGTTGCTTATTTGGGACAAAAATTGAAGGATTTTGGAATTCCTGTTCAGGAGCCTTTTGGAGGCCATGCTATTTTTGTAGATGCAAAAAGATTCTTTCCTCATATTAAACAAGAAGAATTTATTGCACAGCTTTTAGGTATTGAATTATATATCGAAAGTGGTGTTAGGGGAGTTGAAATTGGCACTTTACTGGCAGATCGAGATCCTGTAAGCAGGGAAAATCGCTACCCTAAATTAGAGTTATTACGCTTGGCAATCCCTAGGCGTGTCTATACTTTCAATCATATGAACTATATTGCAGTTGCGTTGAAGAACGTTTGGGACAGAAGAAATGACATTAAATCCGGATTCAGGATTAATTACGAAGCTCCTATTATGCGTCACTTCACGGTTGAACTTGAAAAAATTTAG
- the maf gene encoding septum formation protein Maf: MILVSQSPRRQEILTKAGYTFEVLPAHIDENYPDNMSIEEIPVFLAEQKAMSLSAAYENEILLAADTIVVLDEQVINKPADAKEAFEMLSLLSGKTHQVISGVCIAKGEDVITFSDISLVTFRELTEDEILYYIEHHKPYDKAGAYGVQDFIGMVGIERIEGSFYNVMGLPIHKVYKALNMLQVKDKE, from the coding sequence ATGATCCTCGTATCCCAATCACCACGCAGACAGGAAATATTGACCAAAGCAGGCTATACTTTTGAAGTCCTTCCAGCTCATATTGACGAAAATTATCCTGATAATATGTCCATTGAAGAAATTCCAGTTTTTTTGGCTGAGCAAAAAGCCATGTCGCTTAGTGCAGCTTATGAAAATGAAATATTATTGGCAGCAGATACCATTGTTGTATTAGATGAGCAAGTAATTAATAAACCAGCGGATGCAAAGGAAGCATTTGAAATGCTCTCCTTACTTTCTGGAAAAACGCATCAGGTAATATCCGGTGTTTGTATTGCCAAGGGAGAAGACGTAATTACGTTTAGCGATATAAGTTTAGTGACTTTTCGTGAGTTGACCGAAGACGAAATTCTTTATTATATTGAACATCATAAGCCATACGACAAGGCTGGAGCATATGGCGTACAGGATTTTATTGGGATGGTTGGAATTGAAAGGATAGAAGGATCGTTTTATAATGTCATGGGTTTGCCAATTCATAAAGTATATAAAGCCTTGAATATGCTGCAAGTGAAGGATAAAGAGTAA
- a CDS encoding geranylgeranylglycerol-phosphate geranylgeranyltransferase, protein MNIQTIMAYLRLFRYKNLLITIMVQLMVYFCLVEGFLHIPPRSLLLLIGGTILIASAGYIINDIYDLKADIINRPDTVLLGQRIKIRTAMYIYVGFNLLALYFGFLLYWKFHMGVKFFLMFSAVSFILFLYAVKIKRTPLFGNFVVALLLAFVLIIVWIYKQGSHPELLLLYASFAFLTGIIRELLKDIEDMDGDKKAGFKTFPLKFGVQKSKNLVQNLTIVQIIALIIFSVLVYGLTAYWALMVYFFILVLIPLSLTLYLIPKAETKNDFEQLTRFIKFIVVTGTVSMFALLF, encoded by the coding sequence ATGAACATTCAAACCATCATGGCTTATTTACGATTGTTCAGGTATAAAAACCTGCTCATCACCATAATGGTTCAATTAATGGTTTATTTCTGTTTGGTCGAAGGATTTCTTCATATTCCACCCAGAAGTTTGTTGTTGTTAATTGGGGGAACGATTTTAATTGCCTCAGCAGGTTATATCATCAATGATATTTATGATTTAAAGGCAGATATTATCAACCGACCTGATACAGTCTTGCTCGGGCAACGGATAAAAATCAGAACAGCCATGTATATCTATGTTGGCTTTAACCTGTTGGCTTTGTATTTTGGATTTCTTCTTTATTGGAAATTTCACATGGGTGTCAAGTTTTTTTTGATGTTTTCAGCAGTTAGCTTCATACTATTTCTGTATGCTGTTAAAATAAAACGGACGCCCTTATTCGGGAATTTTGTTGTGGCCTTGCTTCTTGCTTTTGTATTAATCATTGTCTGGATTTACAAGCAGGGATCTCATCCTGAACTTTTACTCCTGTATGCTTCGTTTGCATTTTTAACCGGCATAATTCGGGAATTGTTGAAAGATATTGAAGATATGGACGGAGACAAAAAAGCAGGATTCAAAACCTTTCCCCTCAAATTTGGCGTACAAAAGAGTAAGAATCTGGTGCAAAACCTTACCATTGTCCAAATTATTGCCCTGATCATATTTTCTGTGTTAGTTTACGGCTTAACTGCTTATTGGGCATTAATGGTGTATTTCTTTATTTTGGTCCTTATTCCATTATCGCTCACACTCTATCTTATTCCAAAAGCAGAAACTAAAAATGATTTTGAGCAACTTACACGCTTCATTAAGTTTATTGTTGTTACAGGAACAGTTTCCATGTTTGCTTTATTATTCTGA
- a CDS encoding DUF2520 domain-containing protein — MKEIQKISIIGSGCVAHFFGNEMKRKGFDILEIISRTEEKAKPLAEMLGAKLNVNQFDKIDPTADLYILSVKDDAIMELRKRIPLSDQLIVHTSGSVSSEVFKKTSSRFGIFYPLQTISKDQKIQIDEVPIFVSGNNDESEQILLNFAQKLSNKTAILSDEKRLIVHMAAVFASNFPNYLLKISSEILERENLDFQILKPLVDETMKKAFDLSPAKAQTGPAKRGDCGITDKHKSLLKDKSQKKLYALISDMIREDYKRIT, encoded by the coding sequence ATGAAGGAAATACAAAAAATATCCATCATTGGTTCTGGTTGCGTAGCTCATTTTTTTGGAAATGAAATGAAACGCAAGGGATTTGACATTCTTGAAATAATATCAAGAACGGAAGAAAAGGCTAAACCTCTGGCAGAAATGCTGGGAGCAAAGTTGAATGTGAATCAATTTGATAAAATAGATCCAACAGCTGATTTGTATATTTTATCAGTTAAAGATGATGCAATTATGGAATTAAGAAAAAGAATTCCACTTTCAGATCAATTGATCGTTCATACATCTGGTTCTGTTTCATCAGAGGTATTCAAGAAAACTTCCTCCAGATTTGGCATTTTCTATCCATTGCAAACAATCAGTAAAGATCAAAAAATTCAAATTGATGAAGTACCCATATTTGTCAGTGGAAATAATGATGAAAGCGAGCAAATATTGTTAAATTTTGCGCAAAAACTAAGTAATAAAACGGCAATATTATCGGATGAAAAGAGACTGATTGTGCATATGGCTGCTGTTTTTGCCTCCAACTTCCCTAATTATTTATTAAAAATTTCCAGTGAAATATTGGAAAGAGAAAATCTGGATTTTCAAATACTAAAACCACTGGTTGACGAGACAATGAAAAAAGCCTTTGACCTGAGTCCTGCCAAAGCACAAACAGGGCCTGCTAAAAGGGGAGATTGTGGTATTACTGATAAACACAAAAGTTTATTAAAAGATAAAAGTCAAAAGAAATTATACGCGTTGATTAGTGATATGATAAGGGAGGATTATAAGAGAATTACTTAA